Genomic segment of Actinomycetes bacterium:
CGTAGGGCCGGGGCCCGATCACGTGGACGTTGCGCACCCCGGACAGCAGCTGGGCGAGGAAGTCGGCGGCCGGGCCCACGAACACGAAGCTGTGGTCGGCCAGCCGCTCTGCCGTCCCCCGGATGAGGCCGACGTTGAGGTAGGCGCGCATCGAGCCGGCGTAGATGACCAGCGGCCGGGGCAGGTCGGCGAGCTCCGGCGCGGGCCGGCCCCTGGCCAGCCCCTGGTCGGCACCGACCGGGTGCAGCACGGTCCGCGGGTTGCGCGCCTTCAGCTCCTCCACCAGCTCGCCCGTGCCCGCCCAGACCAGGTCGGCCCGGGGCACCTGGGCGGCGTAGATGTCGTCGAGGACGCCGCGCTCGTCGGCGTCGGGCGGGTAGGCGGCCCGGGCGTCGCGGCGGATCTGCGCCACCCGCGTCACCCTGCGGCCGCCGAGCCGCTGGGCCAGGTCGACCGAGAACCGGTCGGTGAGCCCGTGCAGCATGATGAGCGGGTCGCCGAAGGCCTGCTCGCTCTCGAGCCGCTCGATGGTGCGGTCCAGGGCGGCGTCGGGCCGCTGCGGGTCGGCCCGCGGCGTGAACAGCAGCACGCCCTCGTCCTCCACGCCCGAGAAGCGGCGGAGCTGCCCGGCCATGTCCTGCTCCCAGCGCGGGTCGCGGAAGCGGCTGCGCAGCTCGGCCGGGTCGACCGGGGGCTGCA
This window contains:
- a CDS encoding glycosyltransferase, with translation MAEERRDLPTYNVLKSWAFDDWGLYGRGDELLSRALARHARVARVFHVQPPVDPAELRSRFRDPRWEQDMAGQLRRFSGVEDEGVLLFTPRADPQRPDAALDRTIERLESEQAFGDPLIMLHGLTDRFSVDLAQRLGGRRVTRVAQIRRDARAAYPPDADERGVLDDIYAAQVPRADLVWAGTGELVEELKARNPRTVLHPVGADQGLARGRPAPELADLPRPLVIYAGSMRAYLNVGLIRGTAERLADHSFVFVGPAADFLAQLLSGVRNVHVIGPRPYDLLPDYLAAADVAIAPHQVAPATRAVVPEKLFGYLAAGLPVVTTAVAGAQDLRRLVWIARDPSEFARAIQGALKRDRERRQTLRQAAVAPLSWDAIADHVVASVDAVRAETELPSPPDLKVPAIPGFLAR